A stretch of Bacillus horti DNA encodes these proteins:
- a CDS encoding metallophosphoesterase family protein, giving the protein MSFRFIHTADIHLGSPFKGLVKVPEKLKKRIIHSVSQAFQEMITFAIDQEIDFIVISGDIFDQSHRSVQAQLLFKNEMERLHQAGIMCYIIHGNHDPLDGTFIELSLPPNVYVFPANTVGRQSFTIEGREVAHIYGISYETAKVSRNLATLFTREDEELFSLGMLHTNCEGDRAHENYAPCSRQDLLDAGLDYWALGHVHQRKVLQQTPFIGYPGNIQGRHIREHGEKGFFVVTVEENRVLDVAFEAVQQFVWLEQEVDVTDLETVDELMERLEQDIEKLEELYSGSALILRLKGTGITELANILIERETIEGIVQHIQQGQEYGGENESNTWLESFSFHGTSSYLREDARQTSAVFQDIMNLVDHWESNQSNLEEEWSSINKELLKHQRAKVFLEPFSPDEQKEVLRQAESYLLHEWLGDSRR; this is encoded by the coding sequence ATGAGTTTTCGATTTATACATACAGCAGATATTCATTTAGGCAGTCCGTTTAAGGGGTTAGTTAAGGTTCCAGAGAAGCTTAAGAAGAGGATCATCCACTCGGTTTCGCAAGCCTTTCAAGAAATGATTACCTTTGCTATAGATCAAGAGATCGATTTTATCGTCATCTCAGGAGATATTTTTGATCAAAGTCATAGAAGTGTACAGGCCCAGCTTCTGTTTAAGAATGAAATGGAACGCTTACATCAAGCAGGCATTATGTGTTACATCATTCATGGAAACCACGATCCTTTGGATGGCACTTTTATAGAGCTTAGCTTACCGCCAAATGTTTATGTTTTCCCGGCCAATACGGTGGGGAGACAAAGCTTTACAATAGAAGGTAGAGAAGTCGCTCACATCTATGGGATTAGCTATGAAACAGCTAAGGTATCTAGGAATCTAGCGACTTTGTTTACTAGAGAAGATGAAGAGCTGTTTTCTCTTGGTATGCTGCATACGAACTGTGAGGGAGATCGAGCGCATGAAAATTATGCCCCTTGCTCTAGGCAGGATTTGCTAGACGCAGGCTTAGATTATTGGGCACTGGGCCATGTACACCAAAGGAAAGTGCTACAACAGACTCCTTTTATTGGGTACCCTGGTAATATACAAGGCAGACATATTCGTGAACATGGGGAAAAAGGCTTCTTTGTAGTTACTGTGGAGGAAAATCGGGTGCTTGATGTGGCCTTTGAAGCCGTACAGCAATTTGTGTGGCTAGAGCAGGAAGTGGATGTAACAGATTTAGAAACGGTAGATGAGCTAATGGAGAGGCTTGAGCAGGATATAGAGAAGTTAGAAGAGTTGTATTCTGGAAGTGCATTGATTTTACGACTAAAGGGAACAGGAATCACAGAGTTAGCCAATATTTTAATAGAGCGTGAGACGATAGAGGGGATTGTTCAGCATATTCAACAGGGACAGGAATATGGTGGTGAAAATGAATCTAATACTTGGCTGGAATCCTTCAGTTTTCATGGTACATCAAGCTATCTGAGAGAGGATGCTAGGCAAACCTCTGCTGTATTTCAGGACATTATGAATCTAGTAGATCATTGGGAAAGCAATCAGTCCAATTTAGAGGAGGAATGGAGCAGTATTAATAAGGAGCTATTAAAGCACCAACGAGCTAAAGTGTTTCTTGAGCCTTTTAGCCCTGATGAACAAAAAGAGGTGCTTCGTCAAGCTGAATCGTACTTGCTTCATGAATGGTTAGGAGATTCAAGGCGATGA
- a CDS encoding amino acid ABC transporter ATP-binding protein: MIKVEHLNKKFGMLEVLKDISCEIKAQEVVCVIGPSGSGKSTFLRCLNLLEEITGGHVYINGQDITAKESNINQIRTEVGMVFQQFNLFPHKTVLENITLAPIKVRKWTKEQAEQKALDLLQKVGLSEKKDQYPDSLSGGQKQRVAIARALAMEPKIMLFDEPTSALDPEMVGEVLEVMKQLALEGMTMVVVTHEMGFAREVGDRVLFMDGGYIVEENIPSELFSNPQHERTKAFLSKVL; this comes from the coding sequence ATGATTAAGGTCGAGCACTTAAACAAAAAATTTGGCATGCTCGAGGTACTTAAGGATATCTCCTGTGAAATTAAAGCACAAGAGGTAGTCTGTGTGATTGGCCCCAGCGGATCGGGGAAAAGTACTTTTTTGAGATGTCTTAATCTACTTGAAGAGATTACAGGTGGACATGTGTACATCAATGGACAGGATATCACAGCAAAGGAAAGCAATATTAATCAGATTCGAACAGAGGTTGGGATGGTGTTCCAGCAGTTCAATCTCTTTCCGCATAAGACCGTTCTAGAGAATATTACGTTAGCGCCGATCAAAGTGCGTAAGTGGACAAAGGAACAAGCAGAGCAGAAAGCTCTCGATTTGCTGCAAAAGGTTGGACTTTCCGAGAAGAAGGATCAGTACCCTGATTCTCTTTCGGGTGGACAGAAGCAGCGTGTCGCTATTGCTAGAGCATTGGCGATGGAACCCAAAATTATGCTTTTTGATGAGCCTACGTCAGCTCTTGATCCAGAAATGGTTGGTGAGGTGCTGGAGGTTATGAAGCAGCTCGCCCTAGAAGGAATGACTATGGTCGTGGTTACCCATGAAATGGGCTTTGCCAGGGAGGTAGGAGATCGAGTTCTATTTATGGATGGGGGGTATATTGTAGAGGAAAATATCCCTTCGGAATTATTCTCTAATCCACAGCATGAAAGAACGAAGGCTTTTCTAAGCAAGGTTCTATAG
- a CDS encoding sensor domain-containing diguanylate cyclase: protein MFNTGQTNSQFHFEMLQKYYAVFKKIDTENLSPSFLAKLEQQIVDSETVSKEEKRLHQDFIQEFLKINEEIKTLHWMSKHLKVLHDLGQTFSHTFEKDKIYEKAYELVSSVMDTDAFIIALYREGEQEFHIPFRMDNGVSYEPVSYSFGTGIVSTVIKNRSTVHIRNGQEAFQHAEGILKWGNPEQNTETCIFVPMILNNQIKGVISAQNYRQFAYRIEHEELLSIIGVQVASAIETATLYDKVYEMSVKDDLTKIKNSRKFHLDLEKKTKSANDQPISLIMLDSDSLKKINDRYGHHVGDQLIQYISEVLLKHLKEGEEAYRYAGDEFMIITPVTDIQALLQKTHEIQEFLQNNPLDYNGEYISSTISVGIAQFPMDTTNGDELKRLADMAMYRSKKNGKNTVTLYSELHSM from the coding sequence TTGTTTAACACAGGTCAGACAAATAGTCAGTTTCATTTTGAGATGCTGCAGAAGTACTATGCTGTATTTAAGAAGATTGATACCGAAAACCTATCTCCTTCTTTTTTAGCGAAACTTGAACAACAGATCGTTGACTCTGAAACAGTATCCAAAGAGGAGAAGAGGTTGCATCAGGATTTTATCCAAGAATTCCTCAAGATTAATGAAGAAATTAAGACCCTGCACTGGATGTCTAAGCATCTTAAAGTGTTACATGATTTAGGTCAAACATTTTCTCACACCTTCGAAAAGGACAAGATTTACGAAAAAGCATACGAGTTAGTTTCAAGTGTAATGGACACTGATGCATTTATTATTGCTTTGTACCGTGAAGGGGAGCAAGAATTTCATATCCCATTTCGCATGGATAATGGTGTATCCTATGAACCAGTCTCCTACTCCTTTGGCACGGGAATTGTTTCTACTGTTATCAAGAATCGGAGTACGGTACATATTCGCAATGGACAAGAAGCCTTCCAGCATGCAGAAGGGATTTTGAAGTGGGGAAATCCTGAGCAAAATACCGAGACATGTATTTTTGTCCCGATGATTCTAAATAACCAAATTAAAGGGGTCATCTCTGCTCAGAATTATCGTCAGTTTGCTTATCGTATTGAGCATGAGGAGCTTCTAAGTATTATTGGTGTTCAGGTTGCTAGCGCCATTGAAACGGCTACATTATATGATAAAGTGTATGAGATGTCTGTTAAGGATGATCTAACGAAGATTAAAAACAGCAGGAAGTTCCACCTTGATCTTGAAAAGAAAACAAAGTCGGCAAACGATCAGCCGATTTCCCTAATCATGCTTGATTCGGACAGCTTAAAGAAGATTAATGATCGTTATGGGCATCATGTGGGAGATCAATTGATACAGTATATTTCTGAGGTCTTACTGAAGCATTTAAAGGAAGGGGAAGAGGCGTACCGGTACGCAGGTGATGAATTTATGATTATTACGCCGGTTACAGACATTCAAGCTCTCCTTCAGAAAACACATGAGATCCAAGAATTTCTGCAAAACAACCCACTTGACTACAATGGTGAATACATCTCATCAACGATCAGTGTTGGCATTGCTCAATTTCCTATGGACACAACAAATGGGGATGAGTTGAAAAGGCTGGCAGATATGGCCATGTATCGATCGAAAAAGAACGGGAAAAACACGGTCACTCTATACAGTGAATTACATTCTATGTAA
- a CDS encoding amino acid ABC transporter permease gives MDWLFDFFQNVLNFDLRLVYAYRSIYLQGAWNTLQITFISVIIGTILGVIIGLARLSSFKILRGITLTFIDVFRGTPLLVQILIIHSALLPTIFGSSQGVWVSGIVALSLNSAAYVAEIFRAGIQSLDKGQMEASRSLGMTYWQATWNIILPQAFKRMLPPLGNETIMLLKDSSLLMVISFKDIMYAGKTVQGATFKAWEAYLPVAVIYLIMTLVLARFVRYLEKRYSTEGVK, from the coding sequence TTGGATTGGCTTTTTGATTTTTTTCAGAACGTATTAAATTTTGACCTAAGGTTGGTATACGCCTATCGCTCCATATATTTACAAGGTGCTTGGAATACCCTTCAGATTACTTTTATATCAGTGATTATAGGTACGATACTTGGTGTCATAATTGGTCTGGCAAGGCTATCAAGCTTTAAGATCTTAAGGGGTATTACCCTAACTTTTATTGATGTATTTCGTGGTACGCCTCTTTTGGTACAAATCTTGATTATTCATTCTGCCTTATTGCCTACTATATTTGGTTCATCACAAGGTGTATGGGTTTCAGGTATCGTTGCTTTGTCTCTAAACTCCGCAGCGTATGTGGCAGAAATTTTTAGAGCGGGAATTCAATCTCTAGATAAGGGACAAATGGAGGCTTCTAGATCCTTAGGAATGACGTATTGGCAGGCGACGTGGAACATTATTTTGCCTCAAGCATTTAAGCGTATGCTTCCACCGCTAGGAAACGAGACGATTATGCTATTGAAGGACTCATCCTTACTTATGGTTATTTCATTTAAGGATATTATGTATGCAGGAAAAACAGTTCAAGGTGCTACCTTTAAAGCATGGGAGGCATATTTACCCGTAGCTGTTATCTATCTTATCATGACTTTAGTATTAGCTAGATTTGTTCGTTACCTAGAAAAACGCTACAGTACGGAGGGTGTAAAATGA
- a CDS encoding OmpL47-type beta-barrel domain-containing protein, translating to MLDGRAFVSGGGSYNFGSGYSFNIEPKLYNTLQHSWSNGAALPKIVYGNSQSVLLDGRIMIAGGSYDLYSANMPAYNDVYLYNPSTNSWSVGASMPSGAFEPAQSTLKDGRVLLTGGQDGFLLTRRALIYDPDTDGWETVRDVPYPDSDFDSLQRHSQITLPNGKVLVMSDRYFYLYDPDINTWTVTSQHTTRLTNTSLVETNGEIYVIGGYNRDTYENNRKVYKLSFDFEPPSAPTIHGAMENWVTENVQLTITPGVDHESGVAYTEYSLAGATTRDWTDYTDNEVITISNSGETTVWARTVDLSGNVSELASAVVRIDKLPPTAPVINGPSATWSSSNINVTLTGSQDFGGSGVSHMEVSFSGALALDWMTYTGQIMVPNEGITTIHARAVDRAGNVSEESSADIRIDKTAPTTPTVIPATTDWSRNDVQITITPGTDTLSGMNRTEYRLTGATGSAWTTYTAPLTISADGQTSIEARSIDNAGNTSLGASASVRIDRTAPTIPIVTHTATDWSNEDSVEVTIQGGTDTQSGVAYTEYSLSGATTLDWTIYPDSPITIENEGETTILARSVDLAGNMSSVVESVVRLDRTPPALPTISPADQEWRSEDIHVTIVAGNDSLSGIRDIEYQLSGAMTQDWAIYSSPIVISTEGQTTVSARVVDHAGNHSEIRTENFYLDKTAPEEPILIVGESDWTNANQVEVVATEGVDDRSGIDRMEYSLSGATVQDWTIYGEPIVILEEGETFIFARMVDRAGNTSEIAEASVKLDRTPPSPPQVVPATAEWVSVDSVAVSIIPGEDMGSGVALTEYRVTGATELDWDVYTGELSITEEGESLIEARSIDAVGNRSEVAQSFVRIKRTPPTIPFILQPLEDTYTNQTSVSVSGYAEPEVRIVATVNGSQADEVMSNHAGEWAITLDGLQDQSYTVSVRAIDQLGNESAESEERTFTVDTAAPEAPTILNPLDGAMIGQAQFEITGLAESSSLVTIYLNGTVTGDVYTNLQGEWSFTRSEPLADGIYTVQADSTDRAGNTSLLSAPLTWEIDTEPPWPPVILTPEEESQTTMQLPTISGIAESLATVHISINGNGAGTTQADEQGNWHFVPVSELDFGQYIVQAQAVDAVGHESEWSIERSFSVVSTNSGLRSLSIQGVPLNETVTESTYHYTAQVPFNIQIITIEVEPADQGATVALHRDGGAVSNPISLEFGEQTIEIIITAEDGVSVQVYTLAITRSVRPNPINPEYPVEPPWPSPPTQVEPNKPEDKEEESPKPPEKPDLLEIHCPAPASTQSQFADVKGHWAEQAITQVSNCGVVQGYGDGSFKPNAPVTRAQFIQMLMNALSLENSADLHKEDNGVFELNESIEERNTERNTERHTEEAGTSFVDDQNIPDWAKDAVTQAKSLGIVTGYEDGSFRPNRLVTRVEMLTMIAKAFGLESLSGNLLTDQFADATNIPSWALGYVAAASERGLVQGRDALHFVPQGNSTRAEAVVLLLRFLQK from the coding sequence ATGCTAGATGGGAGAGCGTTTGTATCTGGTGGTGGTAGCTATAACTTCGGTTCGGGGTATTCCTTTAATATTGAGCCGAAACTATATAATACGCTTCAACATTCATGGAGTAATGGGGCTGCTCTGCCTAAGATTGTTTACGGTAACTCACAAAGTGTCTTGTTAGATGGACGGATTATGATTGCTGGTGGATCATATGACTTATACAGTGCAAATATGCCAGCCTACAATGATGTTTATCTATACAACCCTTCAACGAATAGCTGGAGTGTGGGTGCATCAATGCCTAGTGGTGCCTTTGAGCCAGCTCAAAGCACACTGAAGGATGGGCGTGTCCTTTTAACAGGAGGGCAGGACGGATTTCTTCTTACAAGAAGAGCTTTGATTTACGATCCTGATACAGACGGTTGGGAGACTGTCAGGGATGTCCCATATCCAGATTCAGATTTCGATTCCCTCCAAAGGCATAGTCAAATTACGCTTCCTAATGGCAAAGTGCTTGTTATGAGTGATCGATATTTTTACTTATATGACCCTGATATAAATACGTGGACAGTAACAAGTCAGCACACCACTAGACTTACTAATACCAGCTTGGTAGAAACGAATGGGGAGATCTATGTCATAGGTGGTTATAATAGAGACACTTATGAGAACAATCGTAAGGTTTATAAGCTGAGCTTTGATTTTGAGCCGCCCTCTGCTCCAACGATCCACGGAGCTATGGAAAATTGGGTTACGGAAAATGTTCAGCTAACCATTACTCCAGGAGTGGATCACGAGTCAGGTGTTGCTTATACGGAGTACAGTTTGGCAGGGGCTACAACCCGTGACTGGACGGACTATACAGATAACGAAGTGATTACCATTTCTAATTCTGGTGAAACCACGGTATGGGCTAGAACGGTGGATCTCTCTGGAAATGTTAGTGAGCTGGCCTCTGCTGTTGTTCGAATTGATAAGCTTCCTCCAACAGCGCCCGTGATTAATGGACCTTCTGCAACGTGGAGCTCGTCCAATATTAATGTTACGTTAACAGGTAGTCAGGATTTTGGTGGATCAGGTGTAAGTCATATGGAGGTAAGCTTTTCTGGAGCTCTAGCCCTAGACTGGATGACATATACAGGTCAAATTATGGTGCCAAACGAGGGCATTACAACCATCCATGCCCGTGCCGTTGATAGAGCTGGGAATGTGAGTGAAGAAAGTTCAGCGGATATTCGAATTGATAAAACAGCTCCAACGACACCAACGGTCATTCCTGCAACAACTGATTGGAGCAGAAATGATGTTCAGATCACGATTACTCCTGGAACGGATACACTATCAGGTATGAACCGAACGGAATATAGACTTACTGGTGCTACAGGAAGTGCTTGGACTACTTATACAGCCCCGCTTACAATCAGTGCAGATGGCCAAACCTCTATTGAAGCAAGGAGCATTGACAATGCAGGAAATACGAGCCTAGGGGCCAGTGCTAGTGTACGTATAGATCGCACAGCACCAACAATACCGATAGTGACACACACCGCTACGGATTGGAGCAATGAAGACAGTGTTGAAGTAACCATTCAAGGTGGAACTGATACTCAATCTGGAGTTGCTTATACCGAATATAGCTTGTCAGGAGCAACCACCCTAGATTGGACGATCTATCCAGACAGCCCCATCACTATAGAAAATGAAGGTGAAACAACGATTCTCGCTAGAAGTGTAGATCTAGCGGGCAATATGAGCTCAGTCGTTGAAAGTGTCGTACGATTGGATCGCACGCCACCAGCTCTTCCAACGATCAGCCCAGCTGATCAGGAGTGGAGGTCAGAGGATATCCATGTAACGATTGTAGCAGGAAACGACAGCTTATCAGGTATTCGTGATATTGAATATCAGCTCTCTGGAGCGATGACCCAAGATTGGGCTATATATAGCTCACCTATTGTGATTTCTACCGAAGGACAGACAACGGTGTCTGCCAGGGTCGTAGACCATGCAGGAAACCACAGTGAAATTCGTACAGAAAATTTCTATCTTGATAAGACTGCACCAGAAGAACCGATCCTAATTGTGGGAGAGAGTGACTGGACCAACGCTAATCAAGTAGAGGTAGTCGCTACAGAAGGAGTGGATGATCGATCAGGGATTGATCGCATGGAATATAGTCTTTCTGGAGCTACTGTGCAGGATTGGACGATCTACGGAGAACCAATCGTTATCCTAGAAGAAGGAGAGACTTTCATATTTGCCCGCATGGTAGACAGAGCAGGAAATACCAGTGAGATTGCTGAAGCAAGCGTGAAGCTCGATAGAACACCACCTTCACCTCCACAGGTTGTACCTGCTACAGCAGAGTGGGTATCTGTAGATTCGGTAGCCGTTTCCATTATCCCTGGAGAGGATATGGGATCAGGTGTTGCTTTAACGGAATACAGAGTAACTGGAGCTACTGAATTAGATTGGGATGTTTACACGGGTGAGCTTAGCATAACAGAAGAAGGCGAAAGTTTAATTGAAGCCAGAAGCATAGATGCTGTAGGAAATAGAAGTGAAGTTGCTCAGAGCTTTGTCAGGATTAAGCGCACACCTCCGACCATACCATTCATTTTACAGCCTTTAGAAGATACGTATACGAATCAAACGAGTGTGAGTGTGTCTGGGTATGCTGAGCCAGAGGTACGGATAGTAGCTACAGTCAACGGTTCTCAGGCAGATGAGGTGATGAGTAACCATGCTGGAGAGTGGGCAATTACTTTGGATGGTCTACAGGATCAGAGCTATACAGTGAGTGTCCGAGCCATCGATCAATTAGGAAATGAAAGTGCAGAGAGTGAGGAGCGTACATTTACCGTGGATACGGCGGCTCCAGAGGCTCCAACCATTTTAAATCCTTTAGACGGTGCTATGATCGGTCAGGCACAATTCGAGATTACTGGGCTTGCTGAGTCTAGCTCACTAGTTACTATTTACCTAAATGGAACAGTTACTGGCGATGTGTATACCAACCTTCAGGGTGAATGGAGCTTCACTAGGTCAGAGCCACTAGCAGACGGAATATACACCGTTCAAGCGGATTCAACGGATCGTGCTGGTAATACGAGCCTATTGTCGGCTCCACTGACTTGGGAAATTGATACAGAGCCACCTTGGCCACCGGTTATCCTAACTCCAGAAGAAGAAAGCCAGACAACGATGCAGCTGCCAACTATTTCTGGAATAGCGGAGAGTCTAGCCACTGTTCATATTTCTATTAATGGAAATGGTGCAGGAACGACGCAAGCAGACGAACAGGGCAACTGGCACTTTGTACCCGTTTCAGAGCTTGATTTTGGCCAGTATATCGTTCAAGCTCAAGCTGTAGACGCCGTTGGCCATGAAAGTGAGTGGTCGATTGAAAGAAGCTTTTCTGTCGTTTCCACAAATTCAGGTCTTCGCTCTTTATCTATTCAAGGTGTTCCTTTGAATGAAACGGTGACAGAGTCCACTTATCATTATACAGCTCAGGTTCCTTTTAACATTCAAATCATTACAATTGAAGTGGAGCCTGCCGATCAAGGGGCAACGGTCGCCTTGCATCGGGACGGGGGTGCTGTGAGTAATCCGATCTCCTTAGAATTTGGTGAACAAACCATTGAGATCATCATTACGGCAGAGGATGGAGTGAGTGTACAGGTTTATACCCTTGCTATCACTAGAAGCGTCCGTCCGAATCCAATTAATCCAGAGTACCCGGTGGAACCCCCGTGGCCAAGTCCTCCTACACAGGTAGAACCTAACAAGCCTGAGGATAAGGAAGAAGAGTCACCGAAACCACCAGAAAAACCAGATTTACTAGAAATACATTGTCCTGCACCAGCATCAACACAAAGCCAATTTGCAGATGTAAAAGGACACTGGGCAGAGCAAGCCATTACTCAGGTTTCTAATTGTGGGGTTGTTCAAGGCTATGGTGATGGTTCATTTAAGCCAAATGCCCCCGTTACACGAGCGCAGTTTATTCAGATGCTGATGAACGCTCTAAGCTTAGAGAACTCGGCTGATCTTCACAAAGAAGATAATGGTGTATTTGAACTAAATGAAAGTATTGAAGAAAGAAATACAGAAAGAAATACAGAAAGACATACAGAAGAGGCAGGTACATCGTTTGTAGATGACCAAAATATACCGGATTGGGCCAAAGATGCCGTTACTCAGGCAAAATCCTTAGGAATTGTTACTGGTTACGAGGATGGTTCGTTCAGACCAAACCGATTAGTAACTCGTGTTGAAATGCTTACCATGATAGCTAAAGCGTTTGGACTGGAATCATTGTCAGGAAATCTACTGACAGATCAATTTGCAGATGCAACAAATATTCCATCTTGGGCATTGGGTTACGTTGCAGCAGCTAGTGAAAGAGGGCTTGTTCAAGGAAGAGATGCTCTGCATTTTGTTCCACAAGGTAACTCGACACGAGCTGAGGCCGTTGTTCTTTTACTTCGCTTCCTTCAGAAATAA
- a CDS encoding basic amino acid ABC transporter substrate-binding protein produces MKRVWKGKLGFLVVALLLVLVAAGCGQDSSDGQTGSGEGNGSGEATQKLVVGTDAAYAPFEYVEPSGDIAGFDIDILSAIAEEENLELDFQNTAWEGIFLALQNGERDVLISAVTITEERQQDMDFTDSYFEATQLIAVPADSDIESFADLEGKKVGVQTGTTGDIAVSGLLGATSNDINRYESTPVALMEMVNQGIDAVVADNVVILEYIKNNPDANFKSIHDDSFDVENYGIVVKKGNTELLDTLNSGLAKIKENGKYDEIYSKYFGEEPGEE; encoded by the coding sequence TTGAAACGTGTATGGAAAGGAAAGCTAGGATTTTTAGTTGTGGCCTTACTACTTGTTCTTGTAGCAGCTGGCTGTGGACAAGACTCTTCGGATGGACAGACGGGATCAGGAGAAGGAAATGGAAGTGGAGAAGCGACACAAAAGCTAGTGGTTGGTACAGATGCAGCTTATGCTCCATTTGAGTATGTTGAGCCAAGTGGTGACATTGCTGGTTTTGATATTGATATCCTAAGTGCGATTGCTGAGGAAGAGAATTTGGAGCTAGATTTCCAAAACACAGCATGGGAAGGGATCTTCCTAGCGCTACAAAATGGTGAAAGAGATGTATTGATCTCTGCTGTTACAATTACAGAAGAGCGTCAACAGGATATGGACTTTACTGATTCTTATTTTGAAGCGACTCAGTTAATTGCTGTTCCAGCAGATTCAGATATTGAAAGTTTTGCTGACCTAGAAGGGAAAAAGGTTGGTGTACAAACAGGAACAACTGGTGATATTGCGGTATCTGGCTTACTAGGAGCAACTTCAAATGACATTAATCGTTACGAATCAACACCAGTTGCATTAATGGAAATGGTGAACCAAGGAATTGATGCTGTCGTAGCAGATAACGTTGTAATCCTAGAGTATATTAAAAATAATCCAGATGCTAATTTTAAATCCATTCATGATGATTCGTTTGACGTTGAGAACTATGGAATTGTTGTGAAAAAAGGAAACACAGAATTACTGGATACACTAAATAGTGGATTAGCTAAAATTAAAGAAAATGGGAAATACGACGAGATTTATAGCAAGTATTTCGGAGAAGAGCCTGGTGAAGAGTAA